From the Caldanaerobius fijiensis DSM 17918 genome, the window GTGAGGATTTACATAAATACTATTAAACAAGCCGTAAATCTTATGAACAAAAGTGGTGTCAAAGCGGTATTGAACCAGGTTGAGGGCGATGATTATGTGGAATTTATCGTCAGGATTTCAAGGTGATTTGTCTGCATAGTTCCTCGAGAAATTCTTTATCAGCCTCATCAAATGCAGATAATTCATCGCTATCTATGTCTATCTCACCTATAATTGCACCGTTTTTGTTGTAAAGGGGTACAACTATTTCTGATTTTGTCTCGACGCTACAGGCGAGATAGTTGCTTTCTTTTGTTACATCTTCTACGATTATAGTGTTATTTTGCGCAACAGCGCTACCACATATTCCTTGCCCAATTTCGATTCTTGTGTGTTCAGTAGGCCTGCCTATATAAGGGCCTAATTCTAAAGCACCATTTTTTATAAAGTAAAAGCCAACCCAATGATAGTGT encodes:
- a CDS encoding GAF domain-containing protein; translation: MMSINEKKKLFADLMQKIREVISANDDYTMYEKIVKLLKENVPHYHWVGFYFIKNGALELGPYIGRPTEHTRIEIGQGICGSAVAQNNTIIVEDVTKESNYLACSVETKSEIVVPLYNKNGAIIGEIDIDSDELSAFDEADKEFLEELCRQITLKS